The Polyangiaceae bacterium genomic sequence GCGCCTCCTTCGGACACTCGAGTGAGATTGGAGGGGCTGCGTGCTGGCGACGTCATCTATTGGAATGGCGGACGGGCCGCGCTTCCGCTGCAGGTGCCCGCTGGAGAACACCACGTGCGCGTCCTGCGCGGCCCGACCGTCGCCCTCGCGGCTTGGGTCTCGCTGACCCCGACTGCGCCGGTCGTCACGCTGCCAGCGCAAACGGCTTGCAGCAGCGCGGACCTGATGGGTGTGCGCGTCGCCGGTCGGAACGTGAAGGTTCCGCCTTCAGTGCAGTGCCCACGCTTCATCGTCGCGCGATCCATCCCGCGCGGCGTGGAGGTCGCACAGTGCTCGATGCAGCAGTGCGGCCAACTCCTGCCCTGGCACAAGGCTGACGGCGCAGTGTTCACGGGCCCGCCTCAACCCCAGGCCGACGAGCCCTTCCCCGTGTGGGTGGCCGTGGGCACCGGCGTGGGGGCGGCGATTCTCACGACCATCGTCCTACTGAACAGCGGGCTGTTCGACGATCCGGAACCGAAGAAGACACGCTTCGTGTTCACTGGCCCGAACAGCGACAGCGCCGCGCAGATCCGCTTCTAGCCAACGCCTCCTGGGCTCTGACGCACGGATCCGCAGCCAACCCCCCTGGCCGCAGCCTGCCTCAGCTCTGCCGCGCGGCCCAGTGCGCCTCGGCGGCGGCGATTGCCGCCAGCACGACTTCCTTGGCGGGGCCGCCAAGGGTGCGCCGTCGTTCCACGGCCGCCCGGGGATCGAGCGCGGCACGCGCCTCTGCATCGGCCAACGTCGGATGCGCGGCAGCGAGCACGCTCTCGTCGAGGGCGCCCAGTTGTACCTTGCGACTCTCGGCTTCGCGCACCAACCCACCCACGATGTGATGGGCGGTGCGAAAAGGCACGCCCTTCGTCACCAGGAAGTCGGACAGATCCGTCGCACACACGTGGCCCGCGCCGAGCGCACCCTGCAAGCGTTCGACGTCGAAGCGCGCCGTCGCTAGTGCACCGTCAATCGCTTGCACGGCGACGAGCGCTGCGTCACAAGCCTCGAAGATGGGCTTCTTGTCCTCTTGCAGATCACGGCCGTAGCCGAAAGAGAGGCTCTTCTCCAACACGAGCAGGGTCGTATGACAACCGACCAGCACGGCAGCCTTGCCCCGCACCAACTCCGCCACGTCCGGGTTCTTCTTCTGCGGCATCATGCTGGAGCTGGTGGAAAACTCGTCCGACAGCGCGAGGAACCCAATCTCGTGCATGGACCAGAGCACGATCTCTTCGCCAATCCGCGACAGGTGCACACCGAGAATGGCGAGCGCCGCCGTCACTTCCATCAAGAAGTCGCGGCTCGCCGTCGCGTCGATGCTGTTTCGCATCGCATGCTCGAACCCCAAAGCTCGCGAGGTGGCTTCGCGATCCAGGGGAAAACCCGTGCCCGCGACGGCACCCGCGCCCAAGGGACACTCGTTGAGGCGCCTGAGCGCGTCCGCAAGTCGCGCTTCGTCCCGGCGAATCAGCTCCTGCCACGCCATGAGGTGATGCGACAGCCGACTCGGCTGTGCGCGCTGCATGTGAGTGTACGCGGGCATCAGCACGTCGATTTCACGCGCCGCCAGCTCCGTCAGGGTACTCCCCAGGTGCACGAGGGCTGCCTGAATCCG encodes the following:
- the argH gene encoding argininosuccinate lyase → MSVARGGRLPQALASVMQTLNASVDVDKRLWRQDIRGSIAHAEGLGRAGVLSPAEVESLTRGLGQISSEIESGAFHWDPVKEDVHMNIEARLIELLGDVGGKLHTARSRNDQVATDLRLWVRDAGARIQAALVHLGSTLTELAAREIDVLMPAYTHMQRAQPSRLSHHLMAWQELIRRDEARLADALRRLNECPLGAGAVAGTGFPLDREATSRALGFEHAMRNSIDATASRDFLMEVTAALAILGVHLSRIGEEIVLWSMHEIGFLALSDEFSTSSSMMPQKKNPDVAELVRGKAAVLVGCHTTLLVLEKSLSFGYGRDLQEDKKPIFEACDAALVAVQAIDGALATARFDVERLQGALGAGHVCATDLSDFLVTKGVPFRTAHHIVGGLVREAESRKVQLGALDESVLAAAHPTLADAEARAALDPRAAVERRRTLGGPAKEVVLAAIAAAEAHWAARQS